Proteins co-encoded in one Diaminobutyricimonas sp. LJ205 genomic window:
- the phoU gene encoding phosphate signaling complex protein PhoU: MREVFQQELREVQDGLVEIASLVAVAIENATRAFNESNVSLAEQVIADDDQIDEATRALDELAIDILARQQPVARDLRIVVSALRISASLERMGDMATHISQLARYRFPEKVVPKQLRSTFAEMGAVDVLLANKLTELLRNTDNVGLADEIRNDDDKLDNLHLSVFDSMLGETWKGGAEDTVDATLASRYHERFGDHAVSIAKKVKYLATGDWVPGEGPSTH; this comes from the coding sequence ATGCGCGAGGTTTTCCAGCAAGAACTACGGGAAGTCCAGGACGGGCTCGTCGAGATCGCTTCGCTGGTCGCCGTGGCGATTGAGAACGCCACCCGGGCTTTCAACGAGTCGAACGTGTCGCTGGCCGAGCAGGTCATCGCCGATGACGACCAGATCGACGAGGCGACGCGCGCCCTGGACGAGCTGGCCATCGACATCCTCGCCCGCCAGCAGCCCGTGGCCCGCGACCTCCGCATCGTAGTGAGCGCGCTGCGCATCTCTGCCTCGCTTGAGCGCATGGGCGACATGGCCACCCACATTTCGCAGCTGGCCCGGTACCGCTTCCCCGAGAAGGTTGTTCCGAAGCAGCTGCGAAGCACATTCGCCGAGATGGGTGCCGTCGACGTCCTCCTCGCGAACAAGCTGACCGAACTACTGCGAAACACCGACAACGTCGGCCTCGCCGATGAGATTCGCAACGATGACGACAAGCTCGACAATCTGCACCTGAGCGTCTTCGACTCGATGCTCGGCGAGACCTGGAAGGGCGGCGCAGAAGACACTGTCGACGCGACTCTCGCTTCGCGCTACCACGAGCGCTTCGGCGACCACGCGGTTTCGATCGCCAAGAAGGTCAAGTACCTGGCCACCGGCGACTGGGTTCCCGGCGAGGGCCCAAGCACCCACTGA
- a CDS encoding phosphoglyceromutase has translation MTHTLILLRHGQSDWNQKNLFTGWVDVRLSEQGIVEAKRAGQLLAESGLKPDVSYTSVLSRAIQTANYALEEADRMWLPVKRSWRLNERHYGALQGKDKAQTLEQYGPEQFKTWRRSFDVPPPVLDDSDEYSQANDERYADLGDDLPRTESLKLVIDRMMPYWESDITKELAAGKTVLVTAHGNSLRALVKHLDGISDDEIAELNIPTGIPLVYELDENFMPVKPAEYLDPEAAAAGAAAVAAQGKK, from the coding sequence ATGACTCACACGCTCATCCTGTTGCGCCATGGCCAGTCCGACTGGAATCAGAAGAACCTCTTCACTGGATGGGTGGATGTGCGCCTCAGTGAGCAGGGCATCGTCGAGGCCAAGCGTGCCGGGCAGCTGCTGGCCGAGTCCGGGCTGAAGCCGGATGTCTCATACACGAGCGTGCTCAGCCGGGCCATCCAGACCGCGAACTACGCACTCGAGGAAGCCGACCGGATGTGGCTGCCGGTGAAGCGCAGCTGGCGGCTGAACGAGCGCCACTACGGTGCGCTGCAGGGCAAGGACAAGGCGCAGACGCTTGAGCAGTACGGACCCGAGCAGTTCAAGACCTGGCGTCGTTCGTTCGACGTGCCGCCGCCGGTGCTCGACGACAGCGACGAGTACAGCCAGGCGAACGACGAGCGCTACGCCGACCTCGGCGACGACCTGCCTCGCACCGAGAGCCTCAAGCTGGTGATCGACCGGATGATGCCGTACTGGGAGTCGGACATCACCAAGGAGCTCGCCGCTGGCAAGACCGTGCTGGTCACCGCGCACGGCAACTCGCTGCGTGCCCTGGTCAAGCACCTCGATGGCATCAGCGACGACGAGATCGCTGAACTGAACATCCCCACCGGCATCCCGCTGGTCTACGAGCTCGACGAGAACTTCATGCCGGTGAAGCCGGCCGAGTACCTCGACCCGGAGGCGGCCGCCGCCGGTGCCGCGGCCGTGGCAGCGCAGGGCAAGAAGTAA
- a CDS encoding class I SAM-dependent methyltransferase, whose product MEDMVEGRVTRGTTGTNRLRRVDRWVAALPLLRRADRPLVVDLGYGASAATTLELHHRLVRVRPDVDVLGLEIDPERVRVASEQLDRWRAHVAATRALRTPRGGHVHPGSAHAGRIRFALGGFEVPTPGNRQATVIRAFNVLRQYDEHEVAAAWQRMVARLQPGGVLVEGTCSEIGRVSSWVAVTADGPRALTISLRLTDLEKPSIVAERLPKALIHRNVPGERVHELMNALDRHWQFNAGLSVYAPSQRWIATVKGLRADGWPLLGSRNRWRLGEVTVAWEAVAPLP is encoded by the coding sequence ATGGAAGACATGGTCGAGGGGCGGGTGACCCGGGGGACGACGGGCACGAACCGCCTGCGCCGCGTCGACCGTTGGGTCGCCGCCCTTCCATTGCTGCGCCGCGCGGACCGGCCGCTCGTGGTCGACCTCGGCTACGGGGCGAGCGCGGCGACCACGCTGGAACTGCATCACCGGCTGGTGCGGGTGCGTCCGGATGTCGATGTCCTCGGTTTGGAGATCGATCCTGAGCGGGTCCGGGTGGCCTCAGAGCAGCTTGACCGCTGGCGGGCGCACGTTGCCGCGACCCGGGCGTTGCGCACCCCACGCGGCGGGCACGTGCACCCCGGCAGCGCCCACGCCGGGCGGATCAGGTTCGCGCTGGGCGGCTTCGAGGTGCCCACCCCCGGGAACCGGCAGGCCACCGTCATCCGGGCCTTCAACGTGCTGCGCCAGTACGACGAGCACGAAGTCGCCGCCGCCTGGCAGCGCATGGTTGCCCGGCTGCAGCCCGGCGGGGTGCTCGTCGAAGGAACCTGCAGCGAAATCGGCCGGGTGTCCAGCTGGGTCGCCGTCACCGCCGACGGCCCGCGCGCGCTGACCATCAGCCTGCGGCTCACCGACCTCGAGAAACCGAGCATCGTCGCCGAGCGCCTGCCGAAGGCGCTGATTCACCGGAACGTGCCCGGCGAACGGGTGCACGAGCTGATGAATGCCCTCGACCGGCACTGGCAGTTCAACGCCGGGCTTTCGGTGTACGCGCCATCGCAACGCTGGATCGCCACCGTGAAGGGTCTCCGCGCTGACGGCTGGCCACTGCTCGGCAGCCGGAACCGGTGGCGGCTCGGCGAGGTGACCGTCGCCTGGGAGGCGGTCGCTCCTCTCCCCTGA